A stretch of Vibrio aphrogenes DNA encodes these proteins:
- a CDS encoding D-2-hydroxyacid dehydrogenase, whose amino-acid sequence MSTSSQFVAPAPIHPKPLTSKLTVVFLDHATIPEHIVLPNLTFEHQWQQYDFTSPEQVVERIAGADIVITNKVSLTAELLAQAPNLKLIAVSATGTNNVDLDYCREHKIAVTNVQGYATRSVPEHVLAMMFALKRNLVGYHQDIAAGVWQKDKQFCFFTHPITDIAGSTIGIIGSGSLGQAVAVLAKALGMKVVFAERKGVSPCRLGYMEFQRVIESADVLTLHCPLTPQTKNLIAEPELSAMKSSAIVINVGRGGLVNEADLVAALKAKQIAGAGCDVFTQEPADESNPLLANQDLPNLLLTPHVAWGSDSSIQALCHILMDNIEKFQQGIEQNRVV is encoded by the coding sequence ATGTCAACCTCATCTCAATTTGTAGCTCCTGCCCCAATTCATCCTAAACCTTTAACCAGTAAATTGACCGTGGTTTTTCTCGATCATGCCACGATTCCTGAGCACATCGTATTACCGAACCTAACGTTTGAGCACCAATGGCAACAATATGATTTTACCTCACCGGAACAGGTTGTTGAGCGCATTGCTGGGGCCGATATTGTGATTACAAATAAGGTGTCATTGACGGCGGAGCTATTAGCTCAAGCGCCCAATCTCAAATTGATCGCAGTCTCTGCTACTGGCACTAATAATGTCGATCTTGATTATTGTCGAGAACATAAAATTGCCGTAACTAATGTGCAAGGTTATGCCACTCGCTCAGTGCCAGAACATGTATTGGCGATGATGTTTGCCTTGAAGCGTAACTTGGTTGGTTATCATCAAGATATCGCCGCAGGTGTGTGGCAAAAAGACAAACAGTTTTGTTTCTTTACTCATCCAATTACCGATATTGCAGGATCAACCATAGGGATTATTGGCAGTGGCAGCCTTGGACAAGCTGTGGCAGTGTTAGCTAAAGCATTAGGGATGAAGGTAGTCTTTGCAGAGCGTAAAGGGGTTTCTCCTTGCCGCCTTGGTTATATGGAGTTTCAGCGGGTGATTGAAAGTGCGGATGTTTTGACACTACATTGTCCTTTAACGCCACAAACCAAAAACTTGATTGCTGAGCCGGAGTTAAGCGCAATGAAATCCAGCGCTATTGTGATTAATGTTGGACGAGGTGGCTTAGTCAATGAAGCTGATTTGGTGGCAGCACTCAAAGCCAAGCAAATTGCAGGGGCGGGGTGTGATGTGTTTACTCAAGAGCCGGCTGATGAGTCAAATCCTTTACTCGCCAATCAGGATTTACCTAATTTATTGTTAACGCCTCATGTGGCATGGGGAAGCGATTCTTCAATTCAAGCCTTGTGCCATATTCTGATGGATAATATTGAGAAGTTTCAACAAGGTATTGAACAAAATCGTGTGGTTTAG
- the rapA gene encoding RNA polymerase-associated protein RapA: MAFALGQRWISDTESDLGLGTVVGLDARTVTLMFAASEENRLYARNDAPITRVIFNVGDVIESQEGWTLKVEHVDVQENVLTYIGTRQDTQQSDVALREIFLNHQIRFNKPQDKLFAGQIDRMDNFVLRYNALTNQYQQHKSPMRGLCGMRAGLIPHQLYIAHEVGRRHAPRVLLADEVGLGKTIEAGMIIHQQVLTGRAERILIVVPETLQHQWLVEMMRRFNLHFSVFDEERCLEAKADALNPFDTQQYVLCSLDFLKKHEKRYHQAVAADWDLLVVDEAHHLEWSVDAPSREYQMIEGLAAKIAGVLLLTATPEQLGHESHFARLRLLDSDRFFDYQTFVKEEQQYAPVAEAVASLESGKPLTNDEKNSITELLSEQDAEPLFRILDGCSSQAEFDLEQKTLARQELIDNLMDRHGTGRILFRNTRAAIQGFPQRHVHLLDMPMPEQYSRAMRVSKMMDGDLPEQAQALKNLYPEEILQDLEGDKSSWWNFDPRVSWLIEKVLAKRAEKILVIASRATTALQLEQALREREGIRATVFHEGMSILERDKAAAYFAQEEGGAQVLICSEIGSEGRNFQFANQLVMFDLPFNPDLLEQRIGRLDRIGQSRDIDIFVPYLQDSAQATLAHWYHHGLNAFAETCPTGRSVYDQYSAELITMLANDDHSQLEQLVEHSAALNKQLKSKLEQGRDRLLEIHSNGGEKAQKITETIANGDNDTNLVTFALGLFDTIGLNQDDKGENALVVTPSEHMMVPSYPGLPYEGATITFDRDTALSREDMHFMSWEHPMIQGGIDLLLSENVGTNAVSLLKNKALPVGTMFLELVYLVDAQAPKRSGINQFLPKTPIRLLLDGKGNELSEQVPFDTFNRQLSPINRHMASKVASSVQDQIHGLIEKAEQAVLPKLDEVRQTAKLEMQQKLNLELERLLALKAVNPNIRDEEIVAIESQIETLSGYIETAQLQLDSLRLIVVAHQ; this comes from the coding sequence ATGGCATTTGCGTTAGGTCAGCGTTGGATTAGTGATACAGAAAGTGATTTAGGACTGGGTACGGTAGTGGGGCTGGATGCTCGTACCGTGACCTTGATGTTTGCGGCATCGGAAGAAAACCGCTTATATGCACGCAATGATGCGCCGATCACTCGGGTAATATTTAACGTTGGGGATGTGATTGAGAGTCAAGAAGGTTGGACGCTCAAAGTGGAACACGTCGACGTGCAAGAGAATGTATTGACTTATATTGGTACTCGTCAAGATACACAGCAAAGTGACGTCGCATTGCGTGAAATTTTCCTTAATCATCAAATTCGTTTTAATAAACCGCAAGATAAATTGTTCGCCGGTCAAATTGATCGCATGGATAATTTTGTGTTGCGCTATAACGCATTAACCAACCAATACCAACAGCACAAAAGCCCAATGCGTGGTTTATGTGGCATGCGTGCCGGCTTGATCCCTCATCAATTGTATATTGCTCATGAAGTGGGTCGTCGCCATGCACCACGTGTTTTATTGGCTGATGAAGTGGGATTAGGTAAGACCATTGAAGCTGGCATGATCATTCATCAACAAGTGCTAACAGGCCGTGCTGAGCGTATTTTGATTGTGGTGCCAGAAACGCTGCAACACCAATGGTTGGTGGAAATGATGCGTCGCTTTAATCTGCATTTTTCAGTATTTGATGAAGAACGTTGCTTAGAAGCCAAGGCCGATGCTCTTAACCCATTTGATACGCAGCAATACGTTTTATGTTCATTGGATTTCTTAAAGAAACATGAAAAACGTTACCATCAAGCGGTGGCCGCGGATTGGGATTTATTGGTAGTGGATGAAGCGCACCATTTAGAGTGGAGCGTCGATGCACCAAGCCGTGAATATCAAATGATCGAAGGCTTAGCCGCGAAAATTGCTGGGGTCTTATTATTGACCGCCACTCCAGAACAATTAGGCCATGAAAGCCATTTTGCTCGTTTACGTTTACTCGATTCAGATCGTTTCTTTGATTATCAAACCTTTGTCAAAGAAGAACAACAGTATGCGCCAGTGGCCGAAGCGGTCGCGAGTTTGGAGTCAGGTAAGCCATTAACCAATGATGAGAAGAACAGCATTACTGAACTGCTTTCTGAGCAAGATGCAGAGCCATTATTCCGAATTTTAGATGGTTGTAGCTCGCAAGCGGAATTTGACCTTGAACAGAAAACACTCGCCCGCCAAGAGTTGATTGATAACTTAATGGATCGCCATGGGACGGGACGTATTTTGTTCCGTAATACTCGTGCGGCTATTCAAGGATTCCCGCAACGCCATGTTCATTTACTCGACATGCCGATGCCAGAACAATATAGCCGTGCCATGCGCGTATCTAAAATGATGGATGGTGATCTTCCTGAACAAGCTCAAGCCTTGAAAAATTTATACCCAGAAGAGATCTTGCAAGATCTTGAGGGCGATAAATCCTCATGGTGGAACTTTGATCCTCGTGTGAGCTGGTTGATCGAAAAAGTCTTGGCAAAACGTGCTGAGAAAATCTTAGTGATCGCATCGCGTGCCACTACGGCATTGCAATTAGAGCAAGCCTTGCGTGAACGTGAAGGGATCCGTGCGACGGTTTTCCATGAAGGCATGTCGATTTTAGAACGTGATAAAGCGGCGGCCTATTTCGCTCAGGAAGAAGGTGGTGCACAAGTGCTAATTTGTTCGGAAATCGGCTCAGAAGGTCGTAATTTCCAGTTTGCTAATCAGCTCGTGATGTTTGATTTACCGTTTAACCCGGATTTACTTGAGCAGCGTATTGGTCGTTTAGATCGTATCGGTCAAAGCCGTGATATCGATATTTTTGTACCGTATTTACAAGACTCTGCGCAAGCCACGTTAGCTCATTGGTATCACCATGGTTTGAATGCGTTTGCGGAAACCTGCCCAACCGGACGCTCGGTTTACGATCAATATTCAGCGGAGTTGATCACCATGCTAGCCAATGATGATCACTCTCAGCTAGAGCAATTGGTCGAACATTCGGCCGCGCTGAATAAACAACTTAAATCCAAATTGGAACAAGGCCGTGATCGACTGTTAGAAATTCATTCTAATGGTGGTGAAAAGGCGCAGAAAATTACCGAAACCATTGCCAATGGTGACAACGATACGAATTTGGTGACGTTTGCGCTTGGCCTATTTGACACCATCGGCTTGAATCAAGATGACAAAGGTGAAAATGCGTTAGTGGTTACGCCGTCAGAGCACATGATGGTGCCAAGTTATCCTGGTTTGCCGTATGAAGGAGCTACCATCACCTTTGATCGTGACACTGCTTTGTCGCGTGAAGATATGCACTTTATGAGTTGGGAGCACCCGATGATCCAAGGGGGCATCGATTTATTGCTCAGTGAGAATGTCGGCACCAACGCCGTCTCATTATTGAAAAATAAAGCCTTACCCGTCGGTACGATGTTCTTGGAGTTAGTGTATTTAGTCGATGCACAAGCGCCAAAACGCAGTGGTATCAACCAATTTTTACCGAAAACGCCGATCCGTTTATTGTTGGATGGCAAAGGTAATGAACTGTCGGAACAAGTTCCATTTGATACCTTTAACCGCCAGTTAAGTCCGATTAACCGACACATGGCAAGTAAAGTCGCCAGCTCGGTACAAGATCAGATCCATGGCTTAATTGAGAAAGCAGAGCAAGCGGTATTGCCAAAATTGGATGAGGTTCGCCAAACCGCCAAGCTGGAAATGCAGCAAAAACTTAATCTCGAACTGGAACGTTTACTGGCTTTAAAAGCGGTCAATCCAAACATTCGTGATGAAGAAATTGTGGCGATTGAATCACAAATCGAAACCTTGTCTGGTTACATTGAGACCGCGCAATTGCAACTCGATTCATTGCGTTTGATTGTGGTAGCGCATCAGTAA
- the rpmA gene encoding 50S ribosomal protein L27: MAHKKAGGSTRNGRDSESKRLGVKRFGGESVLAGNIIVRQRGTKFHAGTNVGIGKDHTLFALAEGKVKFEVKGPKNRKFVSIEAE; encoded by the coding sequence ATGGCACATAAAAAAGCTGGTGGTTCTACTCGTAACGGTCGCGACTCAGAAAGCAAACGCCTAGGTGTTAAGCGTTTTGGTGGCGAATCTGTTCTAGCTGGTAACATCATCGTACGTCAACGTGGTACTAAATTCCACGCTGGTACTAACGTTGGTATCGGTAAAGACCATACTCTTTTCGCTTTAGCAGAAGGTAAAGTGAAATTTGAAGTAAAAGGTCCTAAGAACCGTAAGTTTGTAAGCATCGAAGCTGAATAA
- the rplU gene encoding 50S ribosomal protein L21 has product MYAVFQSGGKQHRVSEGQTIRLEKLDVETGASVEFDSVLMVANGEEITVGAPLVAGGKVTAEVVKHGRGDKVKIVKFRRRKHSRKQMGHRQWFTEVKITGISA; this is encoded by the coding sequence ATGTACGCTGTTTTCCAATCTGGTGGTAAACAACACCGTGTAAGCGAAGGTCAAACCATTCGCTTAGAAAAATTGGACGTAGAAACTGGCGCAAGCGTTGAGTTTGATTCAGTTCTTATGGTTGCTAATGGTGAGGAAATCACTGTTGGTGCACCTTTGGTTGCTGGCGGTAAAGTAACTGCGGAAGTAGTTAAGCACGGTCGTGGCGATAAAGTTAAAATCGTTAAGTTCCGTCGTCGTAAGCATTCTCGTAAGCAAATGGGCCACCGTCAGTGGTTCACTGAAGTCAAAATTACTGGCATCAGCGCTTAA
- a CDS encoding threonine/serine exporter family protein — protein MEEKQRVISRLIVQTGQMLLAHGAESTLVGDLTRRIGLACGMSEVEVSLSASSIIVTTVMNDHCITTARRSPDRGINMKVVTDIQRICIMLERKVIDYRLAQDKLNKIQPTRYNRWLVLVMIGLSCAAFARLAGGDIAICFVTFISSCVGMFVRQEIGHRNFNPLLNFAVTAFVTTLISSQAVIYQIGNSPFTAMASSVLMLVPGFPLINSVADMLKGYINMGIARFVMASLLTFATSLGIVAAMTLTGTWEWIQ, from the coding sequence ATGGAAGAAAAACAAAGAGTCATTTCCCGTTTAATTGTTCAAACTGGACAAATGTTATTAGCTCATGGAGCGGAAAGTACCTTAGTCGGTGATCTTACGAGGCGCATTGGTCTCGCTTGTGGCATGTCAGAAGTTGAAGTTTCGTTATCGGCAAGTTCTATTATCGTAACGACTGTGATGAATGATCATTGTATTACCACCGCACGTCGCAGCCCAGATCGCGGCATTAATATGAAAGTAGTCACTGATATTCAACGTATTTGCATTATGTTAGAACGTAAAGTGATTGATTATCGTCTCGCCCAAGATAAATTAAATAAAATCCAACCAACTCGTTATAACCGTTGGCTAGTATTGGTCATGATCGGGCTTTCTTGTGCCGCTTTTGCTCGTTTAGCTGGCGGAGATATTGCCATTTGTTTCGTTACCTTTATTTCTTCGTGTGTTGGCATGTTTGTGCGTCAAGAAATTGGCCACCGCAACTTTAACCCATTATTAAACTTTGCGGTGACCGCTTTTGTGACCACTTTAATTTCCTCACAAGCGGTGATATATCAAATTGGTAACTCACCTTTTACCGCCATGGCGTCTTCAGTGTTAATGCTCGTTCCTGGTTTCCCCTTGATCAACTCGGTTGCAGATATGCTTAAAGGCTATATTAATATGGGAATTGCTCGGTTTGTAATGGCGAGCTTACTCACTTTTGCCACGAGCTTAGGGATTGTTGCGGCGATGACGCTAACGGGAACATGGGAGTGGATCCAATGA
- the cgtA gene encoding Obg family GTPase CgtA, whose product MKFVDESVIKVEAGDGGNGVVSFWREKFVAKGGPDGGDGGDGGDVYMEADENLNTLIDYRFERFHKAERGENGRGGNCTGKRGKDKTIKVPVGTRAVDIHTNEVVGEVTEHGKKIMIAKGGWHGLGNQRFKSSVNRAPRQKTMGTPGEVRELRLELLLLADVGMLGLPNAGKSTFIRAVSAAKPKVADYPFTTLIPSLGVVRAGSERSFVIADIPGLIEGAADGAGLGIRFLKHLERCRVLLHMIDLQPIDGSDPIENALTIIDELEQYSDKVAAKPRWLIFNKVDLMTEEEADEKIQEIIEALGWEGHYAKISAANKLGTQQLCYDLADFMEDLPREVEETQEEEKVDFKWDDYHKDAMSGKDVVTEDWDDDDWDDDEDDGHVIYVRD is encoded by the coding sequence ATGAAATTCGTTGATGAATCAGTTATAAAAGTAGAAGCCGGTGATGGCGGTAATGGTGTCGTTAGTTTTTGGCGTGAAAAATTTGTCGCTAAAGGTGGCCCTGATGGTGGTGACGGTGGTGACGGCGGTGACGTGTATATGGAAGCCGACGAAAACCTTAACACTCTAATCGATTACCGTTTTGAGCGTTTCCATAAAGCCGAACGCGGTGAAAATGGCCGTGGTGGTAACTGTACTGGTAAACGTGGTAAAGACAAAACCATCAAAGTGCCAGTTGGAACACGTGCTGTGGATATCCATACCAATGAAGTGGTCGGTGAAGTAACCGAGCATGGCAAAAAAATCATGATCGCAAAAGGTGGTTGGCATGGTTTAGGTAACCAACGTTTTAAATCATCGGTTAACCGTGCACCACGTCAAAAGACCATGGGAACACCAGGTGAAGTGCGTGAGTTGCGTTTAGAACTCTTACTACTGGCGGATGTGGGCATGCTTGGTTTACCTAATGCCGGTAAATCGACTTTCATTCGTGCGGTTTCCGCAGCTAAACCTAAAGTGGCTGACTACCCATTTACCACCTTAATTCCTAGTTTAGGTGTGGTACGCGCAGGTTCGGAGCGTAGCTTTGTTATTGCCGATATCCCAGGTTTGATTGAAGGGGCTGCCGATGGTGCAGGTTTAGGGATTCGCTTCTTGAAGCACCTTGAACGCTGTCGTGTGCTATTGCATATGATCGATCTTCAGCCGATCGATGGTTCTGATCCTATTGAAAATGCGTTAACGATCATTGATGAGCTTGAGCAATACAGTGATAAAGTTGCTGCGAAACCGCGTTGGTTGATCTTTAACAAGGTTGATCTTATGACGGAAGAAGAAGCGGATGAAAAGATCCAAGAGATCATCGAAGCTTTAGGTTGGGAAGGTCATTATGCCAAGATCTCTGCGGCCAATAAGTTAGGGACTCAACAACTTTGTTATGATCTTGCTGACTTTATGGAAGATTTACCACGAGAAGTCGAAGAAACCCAAGAAGAAGAGAAGGTTGACTTCAAGTGGGACGATTACCATAAAGATGCCATGAGTGGTAAAGATGTTGTCACAGAAGATTGGGATGACGATGACTGGGACGATGACGAAGATGATGGCCATGTCATTTATGTTCGTGACTGA
- the ispB gene encoding octaprenyl diphosphate synthase yields the protein MDFKAIQALTADDMVKVNETIHAQLNSEVSLINQLGFYIVSGGGKRMRPLLALLSAKALGYQGQDHITAAAFVEFIHTATLLHDDVVDESDMRRGKETANAAFGNAASVLVGDYIYTRSFQMMTSLGSLKILKLMSDAVNVIAEGEVQQLMNCNDPDTTEDSYMQVIYSKTARLFEAATQIGALLVDAPQEVETALQNYGKFLGTAFQLIDDVMDYTSDGKEMGKNVGDDLAEGKPTLPLLYAMRNGTPEQAVMIREAIEHSNGMEKLDAIMQAMHETGSLEYTTLRAEQEADKAIAELAIIPDSQYKEALIALAHMAVRRKK from the coding sequence ATGGATTTTAAAGCTATCCAGGCACTCACTGCCGACGACATGGTAAAAGTGAATGAAACCATTCATGCCCAACTTAACTCCGAAGTAAGTCTTATCAACCAATTAGGATTTTATATTGTGAGTGGCGGTGGTAAACGTATGCGCCCTCTGCTCGCCTTGTTATCGGCCAAAGCGCTCGGTTATCAAGGTCAAGACCACATTACCGCCGCAGCCTTCGTTGAATTCATTCATACAGCGACCTTACTGCACGATGATGTCGTTGATGAATCGGATATGCGCCGTGGTAAAGAAACGGCGAATGCGGCTTTTGGTAATGCGGCCAGTGTCCTAGTCGGTGACTATATTTATACTCGCTCCTTCCAAATGATGACTAGCCTAGGATCTTTAAAGATCCTCAAGCTGATGAGTGATGCGGTTAACGTGATTGCCGAGGGTGAAGTGCAGCAGTTAATGAACTGTAATGATCCTGACACCACTGAAGACAGCTACATGCAGGTTATTTACTCAAAAACTGCGCGTTTATTTGAAGCGGCGACACAAATTGGCGCTCTCTTAGTCGATGCTCCACAAGAAGTAGAAACGGCACTGCAAAACTACGGTAAATTTTTAGGTACCGCCTTCCAACTGATTGATGATGTGATGGATTACACTTCAGATGGTAAAGAAATGGGTAAAAATGTGGGTGATGATCTCGCAGAAGGCAAACCGACCCTACCATTGCTTTATGCCATGCGTAACGGTACACCAGAACAAGCGGTGATGATAAGAGAGGCGATTGAGCACTCTAATGGGATGGAAAAACTGGATGCGATTATGCAAGCCATGCATGAGACAGGTTCACTCGAATACACCACTCTCCGTGCAGAACAAGAAGCCGATAAAGCGATTGCTGAACTGGCGATAATTCCAGACTCACAATACAAAGAAGCGTTAATTGCGCTCGCCCACATGGCCGTGAGACGAAAAAAATAA
- a CDS encoding TAXI family TRAP transporter solute-binding subunit: protein MLVANLQSGMAAESLLPKTYITIATGSVTGVYYPAGSSICKLINKGRTQHNIRCSIEATAGSVENIDNVRLGRNDLGISQADWQYFAHQGNPAFLPKTPYTNMRALFSLYSEPFNLVVRQDANINSVADLAEKRVNIGNPGSGDRATMNMIMNQFGWSKQSFSLTTEFTVASRAQALCDNQIDAFISILGNPNASIKEATTSCQAQLIPIAGPKIEQLVKTTPYYTPTVIPANLYPNNDQDINTFSVLSVVFSDSRMSDEVAYQITKSVFENFDTFKRLHPVFSKLQKQQMIHNGISVPLHPGAIRYYKEVGLM, encoded by the coding sequence ATGCTCGTCGCCAACTTACAATCAGGTATGGCTGCCGAATCACTCTTACCAAAAACCTATATTACGATTGCAACAGGATCAGTAACTGGCGTGTATTACCCTGCAGGAAGCTCGATCTGTAAACTGATTAATAAAGGCCGAACACAACATAATATCCGCTGCTCAATTGAAGCGACCGCAGGCTCGGTTGAGAATATCGATAATGTTCGATTAGGACGTAATGATTTAGGCATTAGTCAAGCAGACTGGCAATATTTTGCTCATCAGGGGAATCCAGCTTTTTTACCCAAAACACCCTATACCAATATGAGAGCCTTATTTTCGCTCTACAGTGAACCCTTCAATCTGGTTGTCCGACAAGATGCCAATATTAACAGTGTGGCAGATCTTGCTGAAAAAAGAGTCAACATAGGCAATCCAGGATCGGGCGATCGAGCCACCATGAATATGATCATGAATCAGTTTGGTTGGTCAAAACAAAGCTTCTCACTCACGACAGAATTTACGGTAGCCAGCCGCGCTCAAGCCTTATGTGACAACCAAATCGATGCATTCATTTCTATTTTAGGTAATCCCAATGCGTCGATTAAAGAAGCGACAACCTCTTGCCAAGCCCAACTGATCCCAATAGCCGGTCCCAAGATCGAACAATTAGTCAAAACTACACCTTATTATACCCCAACCGTGATCCCGGCAAACCTTTACCCTAACAATGACCAAGACATCAACACTTTCAGCGTCTTATCCGTAGTCTTTAGTGATAGCCGCATGAGTGACGAAGTGGCTTATCAAATCACAAAATCGGTGTTTGAGAACTTCGATACCTTCAAACGATTACACCCGGTATTTTCGAAACTCCAAAAACAGCAAATGATTCATAATGGCATTTCTGTTCCTCTGCATCCCGGAGCCATTCGTTACTATAAAGAAGTGGGATTAATGTAA
- the rluA gene encoding bifunctional tRNA pseudouridine(32) synthase/23S rRNA pseudouridine(746) synthase RluA, whose protein sequence is MALLEYLPPTEPWIDIVYQDEHILVANKPAGLLSVPGRLAEHYDSMWSRLREAYPEIEVVHRLDMATSGLMLFALTKEAERHIKKQFQYRLTHKIYYARVWGNVEQDQGEIDLPLICDWPNRPRQKVCHQDGKPSLTRYQVVAREGQTTVVRLLPITGRSHQLRVHMLALGHPIVGDEFYATPDALAYSQRLQLHSAELSFYHPSNNQLSTSFVACDFYPTVTAQILQHFDPEVELPDYKTLISS, encoded by the coding sequence ATGGCCCTACTTGAATACCTCCCCCCAACTGAGCCTTGGATTGATATTGTTTACCAAGATGAACATATTTTAGTAGCGAATAAACCCGCAGGATTACTCTCTGTACCGGGGCGATTGGCTGAACATTATGACAGTATGTGGAGCCGTTTGCGTGAGGCTTACCCTGAGATTGAAGTGGTACATCGCTTGGATATGGCGACCTCAGGCTTGATGTTATTTGCTCTAACGAAAGAGGCAGAGCGTCACATCAAAAAGCAATTTCAGTACCGCTTAACGCATAAGATCTATTACGCTCGGGTGTGGGGAAATGTGGAGCAAGATCAAGGGGAAATCGACCTACCTTTGATTTGTGATTGGCCAAATCGCCCTCGGCAGAAAGTGTGTCATCAAGATGGCAAACCGTCTTTAACCCGTTATCAAGTGGTGGCTCGTGAAGGCCAAACGACAGTTGTGCGGTTATTACCGATTACGGGGCGTTCCCACCAATTACGTGTTCACATGTTGGCCTTAGGTCATCCGATTGTTGGGGATGAGTTTTATGCTACTCCTGACGCTTTAGCATATTCTCAGCGATTACAGTTGCATTCAGCGGAGTTGAGCTTTTATCATCCGAGCAATAATCAATTATCGACCTCATTTGTGGCCTGTGATTTTTATCCCACAGTAACTGCACAGATCTTGCAACATTTTGACCCTGAGGTTGAATTACCTGATTATAAAACTTTGATCTCATCATAA
- the argR gene encoding transcriptional regulator ArgR: protein MKNNDKQDNLIRSFKALLKEECFGSQGEIVDALREEGFENINQSKVSRMLTKFGAVRTRNAKMEMVYCLPAELGVPTASSSLRELVLDVGHNDALVVIHTGPGAAQLIARLLDSLGKSEGILGVVAGDDTIFITPTLTITTKQLYDSVCDLFEYAG from the coding sequence ATGAAAAATAATGATAAACAAGATAATCTAATTCGTTCATTCAAGGCTCTATTAAAAGAAGAGTGTTTCGGTTCTCAAGGCGAAATTGTTGACGCTTTACGCGAAGAAGGCTTTGAAAATATTAACCAATCCAAAGTGTCTCGTATGCTAACCAAATTTGGTGCGGTACGAACGCGCAATGCCAAAATGGAAATGGTCTATTGCTTACCGGCAGAATTAGGAGTACCTACGGCGTCGAGTTCGTTACGTGAGTTAGTGCTGGACGTCGGTCATAACGATGCACTTGTGGTGATCCATACCGGCCCTGGAGCGGCTCAATTAATCGCACGCTTATTGGACTCATTAGGTAAGTCAGAAGGCATCTTAGGCGTGGTCGCTGGTGATGATACTATTTTTATTACCCCAACCTTAACCATCACCACCAAACAACTTTATGACTCTGTATGTGATTTATTCGAATACGCAGGATAA
- the mdh gene encoding malate dehydrogenase, producing the protein MKVAVIGAAGGIGQALALLLKNGLPAGSDLALYDIAPVTPGVAADLSHIPTPVSIKGYAGEDPTPALEGADVVLISAGVARKPGMDRSDLFNVNAGIIKSLAEKIAHTCPSACVGIITNPVNTTVPIAAEVLKKAGVYDKRRLFGITTLDVIRSETFVSELKGVPLKGLEVPVIGGHSGVTILPLLSQVKGVEFSDDELAALTKRIQNAGTEVVEAKAGGGSATLSMGQAAYRFGLSLVKALNGEQGIVECAYVEGDGEHARFFAQPIRLGKSGIEEILSFGELSAFEQHAFDSMLDTLKADIALGEEFAK; encoded by the coding sequence ATGAAAGTAGCTGTAATTGGTGCTGCAGGCGGTATCGGACAAGCACTTGCGTTATTGCTGAAAAATGGACTTCCAGCAGGCTCAGATCTGGCTCTTTATGATATTGCCCCTGTTACCCCTGGTGTGGCTGCGGATTTAAGTCATATTCCGACGCCGGTATCAATTAAAGGCTATGCAGGTGAAGATCCTACACCAGCCCTAGAAGGAGCAGATGTCGTATTGATCTCAGCGGGTGTTGCTCGTAAACCTGGCATGGATCGTTCGGATCTTTTTAATGTCAATGCAGGTATTATTAAATCGTTGGCGGAAAAAATCGCTCACACTTGCCCAAGTGCTTGTGTTGGTATCATTACTAACCCAGTGAATACGACGGTGCCGATTGCGGCTGAAGTGCTTAAGAAAGCGGGTGTGTATGACAAACGTCGTTTATTTGGCATTACGACGCTGGATGTGATTCGTTCTGAGACGTTTGTCTCTGAGCTAAAAGGAGTGCCACTTAAAGGCTTAGAAGTACCGGTGATCGGTGGCCACTCAGGTGTGACTATTCTGCCATTACTTTCTCAAGTGAAAGGGGTTGAGTTTTCTGATGATGAGCTTGCTGCACTGACTAAACGTATTCAAAATGCTGGTACCGAAGTGGTTGAAGCAAAAGCCGGTGGTGGCTCTGCAACGCTATCTATGGGGCAAGCGGCTTACCGTTTTGGTTTGTCATTAGTAAAAGCGCTCAATGGCGAGCAAGGCATTGTAGAATGTGCTTATGTGGAAGGCGATGGTGAACATGCACGTTTCTTCGCTCAACCGATTCGTCTTGGTAAATCGGGTATCGAAGAAATTTTAAGCTTTGGTGAGCTTAGCGCATTCGAACAACACGCTTTTGACAGCATGCTTGATACATTGAAAGCTGATATTGCATTAGGGGAAGAATTTGCGAAATAA